The following proteins come from a genomic window of Liolophura sinensis isolate JHLJ2023 chromosome 13, CUHK_Ljap_v2, whole genome shotgun sequence:
- the LOC135480573 gene encoding angiopoietin-1-like, whose amino-acid sequence MVAAGAVLDIVLILSTVSFKASSQNVDYLSYKVTMIEENLFKLEQKRSALEKELRECLETLSGLDRSSVKMDTNVGTDILVSEVENIRTSLVEEKLHRFHLSQAMAAIGDWFTPGAARQQVTNTRNRTLRVINQVSFRDEVSCVCGTDMEGKIKSRKTFTTTTIPTAKIPTTTADRTTTTTTTTASPVIHPTERHNPGRGVMFRGTPLNDNGEELANDCGDLWEHGYRENGVYRLQTANKGSVLVFCNLKDTANNWGVGSHRERQLRGWILVQSRKRGVQDFNKTWEEYKNGFGDFSSEFWLGNELLFRFLIRVLSLRSCFFAFTPMRMMMAVTTVNRVATTNSSSIVG is encoded by the exons ATGGTTGCTGCTGGCGCTGTGTTAGATATCGTTCTCATCCTATCGACAGTCTCTTTCAAAGCCAGTAGCCAAAATGTAGATTATTTATCTTATAAAGTCACAATGATAGAAGAAAATCTTTTTAAATTAGAGCAGAAAAGAAGTGCGCTAGAGAAGGAGTTACGAGAGTGTCTGGAGACGTTATCCGGGTTGGACAGATCATCGGTAAAAATGGACACAAATGTCGGTACAGACATCCTCGTGTCCGAAGTTGAAAATATTCGGACAAGTCTTGTGGAAGAAAAACTGCATCGGTTTCATCTAAGTCAGGCGATGGCGGCTATTGGAGACTGGTTTACGCCTGGTGCAGCCAGACAGCAGGTCACAAACACTCGTAACAGGACACTGCGGGTGATAAATCAGGTCAGTTTTAGGGATGAGGTATCCTGTGTTTGTGGGACGGATATGGAGGGAAAaataaaaagccgaaagacatttacaacaacaacaataccaACAGCAAAAATTCCAACAACGACAGCTGACAggacaaccacaacaacaacaacaactgcgTCACCAGTCATTCACCCAACAGAAAGACACAACCCAGGTAGAGGGGTTATGTTTAGGGGAACACCACTGAATGACAATGGAGAAGAGTTGGCAAATG ACTGTGGAGACTTATGGGAACATGGCTATCGTGAAAATGGTGTGTATCGTCTTCAGACAGCAAACAAAGGTTCTGTGCTGGTGTTCTGTAACCTGAAGGATACCGCGAACAACTGGGGGGTGGGGAGTCATCGGGAGCGTCAGCTCAGGGGATGGATCCTTGTGCAGAGCAGGAAGAGAGGGGTCCAGGACTTCAACAAAACCTGGGAAGAATACAAAAACGGCTTTGGGGATTTCTCCTCCGAGTTTTGGCTCGGTAATGAATTGCTTTTCCGGTTTTTAATACGAGTTCTGTCGCTCCGCTCCTGTTTCTTCGCCTTTACACCGATGAGAATGATGATGGCGGTGACCACGGTGAACAGAGTAGCTACCACAAATTCTTCATCAATAGTGGGCTGA
- the LOC135480551 gene encoding uncharacterized protein LOC135480551 — protein MLVSLPTWSGNNGRPLDPDEDRQVRRSVSESSSDSSSGYYTTVSISDDVNGLEHGERQRRSSSVELDTLPEFLALLPKTDLNESRESDAEVCQTLCSGVISDVQANQSPISSVSRDFRVRKSPTTKSVTYPVLPDISVSQPLTLDMSCDLRLKESGTYPVSPDLEISRSLITDESPYRGESQSLTSDVSSDLEITHSVTYVGSSNLKISQLLTFPVSPDVQISQPLKDITTPTVSVLSSPISPDIEEDIPVVFMAQADADINLSPKSAVLPEDDSSLSSLLSPSPEDDVDQSEDFVTLPVDVLDESPDVLEDPCFTQATLDSIASARLTPLIKQELKCLIQVRRHFDGLDLSPIDSNRDKLTEDPYQPTEEDIRRRLRRRDLNKLSARRCREKKNEQETLLEQEAEKLSDGNQTLRKEIIALRKEMKFLEKALLSHRPCKRQKLYPKSNQDKASGE, from the exons GTCGCAGTGTTAGTGAGAGCTCCAGTGATAGTTCCAGCGGGTATTATACTACCGTCAGCATCTCAGACGATGTTAACGGACTGGAACATGGAGAAAGGCAAAGAAGGTCCTCCAGTGTGGAACTGGATACGTTGCCGGAATTTCTAGCTTTACTGCCGAAAACTGATTTAAACGAATCGCGGGAGTCGGATGCTGAAGTGTGCCAAACGCTGTGTAGTGGTGTAATATCTGATGTCCAAGCAAACCAATCGCCCATATCCTCTGTGTCACGGGATTTTAGAGTACGCAAATCGCCGACAACAAAATCGGTGACATATCCTGTGTTACCGGATATTTCAGTAAGTCAGCCGCTGACATTGGATATGTCTTGTGATCTTCGATTAAAAGAATCGGGCACATACCCTGTCTCACCGGACCTTGAAATAAGTCGATCGCTGATAACCGATGAGTCACCGTATCGTGGAGAAAGCCAATCCCTAACATCTGATGTGTCATCGGATCTTGAAATAACCCATTCAGTGACATACGTTGGATCATCGAATCTTAAGATAAGCCAGCTGCTAACATTTCCAGTGTCACCGGATGTACAAATAAGCCAACCGCTGAAAGATATCACAACACCTACCGTCAGTGTACTCTCATCTCCAATATCACCGGATATTGAAGAAGACATACCCGTCGTGTTTATGGCGCAAGCGGACGCTGACATAAATCTATCGCCCAAATCTGCCGTTTTACCGGAAGATGACTCAAGCCTTTCATCGTTATTATCGCCGTCTCCGGAAGACGATGTTGACCAATCAGAAGATTTCGTCACCTTGCCCGTGGATGTGTTGGACGAGTCCCCGGATGTATTGGAAGACCCTTGTTTCACGCAGGCGACTCTAGACAGCATCGCCTCGGCACGACTTACGCCTCTGATTAAACAAGAACTCAAATGCTTGATACAAGTACGACGACATTTCGACGGATTGGACTTGAGTCCCATCGACTCAAACCGAGATAAATTGACAGAGGATCCATATCAG CCGACAGAGGAAGACATAAGACGGAGATTAAGGCGACGGGATCTGAACAAATTATCAGCCAGACGCTGCAGGGAAAAGAAGAACGAACAAGAGACTCTTCTTGAACAG GAAGCCGAGAAATTATCGGACGGAAACCAGACTTTGAGGAAAGAGATAATAGCGTTAAGAAAAGAGATGAAGTTTCTTGAAAAGGCTCTACTTTCGCATCGGCCTTGTAAGCGTCAGAAGCTCTACCCCAAGTCGAATCAAGACAAGGCGTCTGGCGAATGA